The proteins below are encoded in one region of Stigmatopora argus isolate UIUO_Sarg chromosome 2, RoL_Sarg_1.0, whole genome shotgun sequence:
- the ddx28 gene encoding putative ATP-dependent RNA helicase DDX28, protein MLSLKVGYSTLASSRHFQTELSRLSTSRVYFSVCPASSEQIPVIRVPRSVQNRVENVKQTRKITPIRTSKAGKLLIQGRNASLNQSVGYTHGKFEVPTLCSKGWKHNKSFGDYFTINNIRSVAPFITAGGEKEEDKKPTETFHKLHISADLIETLEGLNIIHPTTVQMQTIPQVMRGHNILCAAETGSGKTLSYLLPILHKLQLSKEMNEDLCPPEIHAMVVVPSRELAEQVASVSKSLCTPLGLETRMVEGGRGVGSIKGVFKQDPPDVLVATPGALVKALRRRCLDLRHLRFLVVDEADTMFDPSFVDMLEEILGHVVIAGSPAETRDPLGKAQLLAVGATFPGGVGDVLGRVTDLGRMVVIKSKMLHYLMPHVKQTFLRVRGQDKVPELNHYLKRLQLEQRGDGGDGVLVFCNKSSTVNWLGYSLEEMGVPHARLQGEMPAVVRTGIFQGFQKGTTKLLLCTDVASRGLDTSRVRLVVNYDFPESHTDYIHRAGRVGRAGGCQSGEVLSFVTHPWEVELVWKMETAARRRTCLPGMESAIRQTQPKMVETKELR, encoded by the exons ATGTTGTCTCTGAAGGTCGGGTACTCGACTTTGGCTTCATCGAGACATTTTCAAACTGAATTGAGCAGACTCTCGACTTCTCGTGTTTATTTTTCCGTCTGTCCGGCATCTTCCGAACAGATCCCCGTCATCCGCGTTCCTCGCTCCGTGCAGAATCGCGTCGAGAACGTGAAGCAAACCCGAAAAATTACGCCAATCCGAACCAGCAAAGCCGGCAAACTCCTCATCCAGGGAAGGAATGCCAGTTTGAACCAGTCTGTTGGTTACACGCACGGCAAATTTGAAGTGCCCACACTCTGCTCCAAGGGATGGAAACACAACAAGTCATTCGGGGATTATTTCACCATCAACAACATCCGATCCGTTGCCCCTTTTATAACTGCCGGCGGGGAGAAAGAGGAGGACAAAAAGCCCACGGAGACCTTCCACAAACTCCACATCTCCGCGGATCTGATAGAAACTTTGGAAGGCCTAAACATCATCCATCCCACCACAGTGCAGATGCAGACCATTCCTCAGGTGATGAGAGGTCACAACATCCTGTGTGCGGCCGAGACAGGAAGTGGGAAGACGCTGAGTTATTTGTTGCCCATTTTGCACAAATTGCAGCTCAGTAAGGAGATGAATGAAGATCTGTGTCCCCCTGAAATTCATGCTATGGTCGTGGTGCCCTCCAGGGAGCTGGCCGAGCAGGTGGCATCCGTGTCCAAGAGCCTGTGCACCCCACTGGGCTTGGAGACGAGGATGGTGGAAGGCGGGCGAGGCGTGGGTAGCATCAAAGGGGTTTTCAAGCAAGACCCTCCTGACGTTTTAGTCGCCACACCCGGCGCACTGGTCAAAGCTCTGCGAAGACGTTGCCTGGACCTGAGACACCTGCGCTTCCTGGTGGTGGACGAAGCCGACACCATGTTCGACCCGAGCTTCGTCGACATGCTGGAGGAAATTTTGGGGCACGTCGTGATCGCCGGCAGTCCGGCGGAGACGCGAGACCCGTTGGGAAAGGCTCAGCTTCTGGCGGTGGGCGCCACCTTCCCCGGCGGGGTGGGCGACGTCCTCGGCCGGGTGACAGATCTCGGGAGGATGGTGGTCATAAAGAGCAAGATGCTGCACTACCTCATGCCACACGTTAAGCAGACCTTTCTAAGGGTTCGTGGGCAGGACAAGGTTCCAGAGCTCAACCATTACTTGAAACGATTGCAGCTGGAACAACGAGGAGATGGTGGGGACGGGGTCCTGGTGTTCTGCAACAAGTCCTCCACTGTCAACTGGCTCGG ATATTCTCTGGAGGAAATGGGTGTCCCGCACGCCCGTTTGCAAGGTGAGATGCCTGCTGTGGTGCGCACTGGCATCTTTCAGGGCTTCCAAAAGGGCACTACGAAGCTTCTGCTGTGCACCGACGTGGCCTCGCGAGGCCTGGACACGTCCCGGGTACGTCTGGTGGTCAACTACGATTTCCCGGAGTCACACACGGACTACATCCACAGAGCCGGTAGGGTGGGGAGAGCTGGGGGGTGCCAAAGTGGCGAGGTGCTCAGTTTCGTCACACACCCATGGGAGGTGGAGCTTGTTTGGAAGATGGAGACAGCTGCTCGGAGGAGGACTTGTTTGCCCGGTATGGAGTCCGCTATACGGCAAACACAACCTAAAATGGTGGAGACGAAAGAGTTGAGGTGA